Proteins found in one Verrucomicrobiota bacterium genomic segment:
- the uvrA gene encoding excinuclease ABC subunit UvrA, with translation MATGFIRIGGARQHNLKNLSLSIPRDKLVVITGLSGSGKSSLAFDTIYAEGQRKYVESLSAYARQFLDQMQKPEVDFIEGLSPAIAIEQRNAGTNPRSIIATTTEIYDYLRLLYANVGQAHCPVSGQPITHQTTSDIVDKILALPTRTRILLLAPVIREQKGEFRDVIERLAREGFVRARVDRQLVELATNIRVKLDPKQKHTIEVVVDRLVIDEKIRVRLSDSVETALKWGEGTLLVLHQLPNAAAEGISRSAPPRPSGGSAPEVWTETLHSNRMYSPATGLSFDTLTPKHFSFNSPFGACPVCHGLGQKMVFDEHLVAPDEEKSLEQGAILPWRRGAKRMIVYYKNLLKGIVQHYQQKLDVPYRQLPAEFKKILLWGSGKEEIEFQFWRAGKSSKIVRAFEGVIPNLERLYQESESEFTRNRLKAFMASQDCDACGGRRLKPEILAVTLGQSNLKSQISNLKSAEIPSLSIMDVCGLSVEEADNFFEALKLTDFQQKIAGELIREIRARLGFLKNVGLGYLTLNRESGTLSGGEAQRIRLATQIGAGLVGVLYILDEPSIGLHQRDNERLLKTLEGLRDLGNSVLVVEHDEDTIRRADHIIDLGPGAGVRGGELVVSGPLEEILRHPASLTGQYLRGELSVPVPRKRLKPSREKGWLEILGAKENNLKNIDVRIPLGTLTCVTGVSGSGKSTLVDDILRRALFRKWYGSKEHPGAHREINGIENLDKVVVIDQTPIGRTPRSNPATYTGMFNHIRDLFADLPAARIRGYGAGRFSFNVKGGRCEKCQGDGLIKIEMHFLPPVYVTCEACAGRRYNRETLEITYKGMNIADVLAMTVDEAVTFFRAIPQICDLCQTLAEVGLGYIGLGQSATTLSGGEAQRVKLAAELSRKATGRTLYILDEPTTGLHFHDVAKLLEVLFKLRASGNTLLVIEHNLDVIKTADWIIDLGPEGGLRGGRIVAAGSPELVAQCAESFTGRYLARVLSGAPASAEAV, from the coding sequence ATGGCGACAGGATTCATAAGGATTGGCGGTGCGCGGCAGCACAACCTGAAGAATCTTTCGCTCAGCATTCCGCGAGACAAATTGGTGGTTATCACGGGGTTGAGCGGTTCCGGCAAATCGTCGCTGGCGTTCGACACGATCTACGCAGAGGGCCAGCGCAAATATGTCGAGTCGCTGTCCGCGTATGCGCGCCAGTTCCTCGATCAGATGCAGAAACCGGAGGTGGATTTCATTGAAGGGCTTTCGCCTGCTATCGCGATCGAGCAACGCAACGCCGGCACGAACCCGCGCTCGATCATCGCCACCACCACGGAGATTTACGACTACTTGCGATTGCTTTACGCAAACGTCGGCCAGGCGCATTGCCCCGTCAGCGGCCAGCCGATCACGCACCAGACCACCAGCGACATTGTCGATAAGATTCTGGCCTTGCCCACGCGGACGCGCATCCTGTTGCTGGCGCCTGTCATTCGCGAACAAAAGGGGGAATTCCGGGACGTGATCGAGCGTCTGGCGCGAGAAGGTTTCGTCCGGGCGCGAGTGGACCGCCAGCTTGTCGAACTGGCGACGAACATCCGGGTCAAACTGGATCCGAAACAGAAACACACGATTGAAGTGGTTGTGGACCGACTGGTGATCGATGAGAAAATCCGAGTCCGGTTGAGCGATTCGGTGGAGACGGCGCTCAAGTGGGGCGAAGGCACACTTTTGGTGTTGCATCAACTGCCCAACGCTGCTGCGGAAGGAATCTCGCGGTCGGCCCCGCCGCGACCGAGCGGCGGATCTGCTCCGGAGGTTTGGACTGAAACCCTCCATTCCAACCGCATGTACAGCCCGGCCACGGGCCTGAGCTTCGACACCCTGACGCCCAAACATTTCTCTTTCAACTCCCCCTTCGGCGCATGTCCCGTTTGCCACGGGCTTGGGCAGAAGATGGTCTTCGACGAACATCTGGTGGCGCCCGACGAAGAGAAATCCCTCGAACAGGGCGCAATCCTGCCCTGGCGGCGCGGCGCCAAGCGCATGATCGTCTATTACAAGAACCTGCTGAAAGGAATTGTTCAGCATTACCAACAGAAGCTCGATGTGCCGTACCGGCAGTTGCCTGCTGAGTTCAAAAAGATTCTCTTGTGGGGCTCAGGCAAGGAGGAAATCGAGTTCCAGTTCTGGCGCGCAGGCAAGTCGAGCAAGATCGTGCGCGCGTTCGAGGGAGTCATTCCGAATCTCGAACGGCTCTACCAGGAGAGCGAAAGCGAATTCACGCGGAACCGTCTCAAGGCCTTCATGGCGTCACAGGATTGCGATGCCTGCGGCGGGCGGCGCCTCAAGCCCGAAATCCTCGCCGTCACGCTTGGCCAATCAAATCTCAAATCTCAAATCTCAAATCTCAAATCTGCCGAGATTCCCAGCCTGTCCATCATGGACGTGTGCGGCCTGTCGGTGGAAGAGGCGGACAATTTTTTCGAGGCGCTGAAGCTGACGGACTTTCAACAGAAGATCGCGGGGGAGCTCATTCGTGAAATTCGCGCGCGGCTCGGTTTTCTGAAAAACGTCGGCCTGGGCTATCTCACGCTCAATCGCGAGAGCGGCACGCTCAGCGGCGGAGAAGCGCAACGCATCCGTCTGGCCACGCAGATCGGCGCTGGACTTGTGGGCGTGCTGTACATTCTCGATGAACCCAGCATCGGGCTGCACCAGCGCGACAACGAACGCCTGTTGAAGACGCTCGAAGGCCTGCGCGACCTGGGCAACTCCGTTTTGGTGGTGGAACACGACGAAGACACAATTCGACGCGCCGACCACATTATAGACTTGGGCCCTGGCGCCGGGGTGCGGGGCGGAGAACTCGTGGTATCCGGTCCGCTGGAGGAAATCCTTCGCCATCCGGCTTCACTAACCGGCCAGTACTTGCGCGGAGAGTTGTCGGTCCCTGTTCCAAGGAAACGTCTCAAGCCGTCGCGTGAAAAAGGCTGGCTGGAGATTCTTGGCGCGAAGGAAAACAACTTGAAGAATATCGACGTCAGAATTCCGCTCGGCACCTTGACTTGTGTGACCGGCGTCAGCGGATCGGGCAAGAGCACTCTCGTGGACGATATTCTGCGGCGCGCGTTGTTCCGCAAGTGGTACGGATCGAAAGAGCACCCGGGCGCGCACCGGGAAATCAACGGCATTGAGAACCTCGACAAAGTGGTGGTGATCGACCAGACACCGATCGGGCGCACACCGAGGAGCAATCCCGCAACTTACACCGGGATGTTCAATCACATCCGCGACCTGTTCGCCGACCTGCCCGCGGCGAGGATTCGGGGTTATGGCGCCGGACGGTTCAGCTTCAATGTCAAAGGGGGCCGCTGCGAGAAGTGCCAGGGCGACGGGCTCATCAAAATTGAAATGCACTTCCTCCCGCCGGTTTACGTCACGTGCGAAGCCTGCGCAGGCCGCCGCTACAACCGGGAAACGCTCGAAATCACTTACAAAGGCATGAACATCGCCGACGTGCTCGCAATGACCGTGGACGAGGCCGTCACGTTCTTCCGAGCGATCCCGCAAATCTGCGACCTGTGCCAGACGCTTGCCGAAGTCGGACTGGGTTACATCGGCCTGGGGCAATCGGCCACGACGCTGAGCGGCGGCGAGGCGCAACGCGTGAAGCTCGCGGCCGAACTGAGCCGCAAAGCCACAGGCCGCACCCTTTACATCCTGGATGAACCGACCACGGGATTGCACTTCCACGACGTCGCCAAACTGCTGGAAGTGCTTTTCAAATTGCGCGCGTCGGGAAACACTCTCCTCGTGATCGAGCACAACCTGGATGTGATCAAGACCGCGGACTGGATCATCGACTTGGGACCGGAAGGCGGTTTACGCGGCGGCCGGATTGTGGCGGCGGGATCGCCCGAGCTGGTTGCCCAATGCGCCGAAAGTTTTACGGGCCGTTACCTGGCGCGCGTGTTGTCGGGTGCTCCTGCCAGTGCCGAAGCTGTATGA
- the erpA gene encoding iron-sulfur cluster insertion protein ErpA: MVTLTPSAADHVKELLANEKDNAARTLRVYVEGGGCSGLQYGMVFDEKRDGDLVTDCHGVSVLVDSLSLNYLRGTIVDFVDSLSGGGFKISNPNARQSCGCGKSFEA; the protein is encoded by the coding sequence ATGGTCACGTTGACGCCAAGCGCGGCGGACCACGTGAAGGAACTGTTGGCGAACGAAAAAGACAATGCCGCCAGGACGCTTCGCGTCTATGTCGAGGGCGGCGGATGTTCCGGACTCCAATACGGCATGGTCTTTGACGAAAAACGCGACGGCGACCTTGTGACGGACTGCCACGGGGTGTCCGTCCTCGTCGATTCTCTTAGTCTGAACTATCTCCGCGGAACCATCGTCGATTTCGTGGACAGCCTGAGCGGAGGCGGTTTCAAAATCTCCAACCCGAACGCCCGCCAATCGTGCGGGTGCGGAAAATCCTTTGAAGCCTAG
- a CDS encoding tetratricopeptide repeat protein encodes MKSTLLLLFISTALAWAQETPEMDAYRAALKSLQDGFFDRAQREFAEFAGKYPNSPRSGEAILLQAQCLFALKDFKSVGGLLTPRLGRAGELADPYRFWLAEAEFYDQRYEAAAKAYEALLATSTNASLRLQAGYGEAWAYFKLGDFDRTIQLLGDPARAFQQAALQSTNETLVVRGYLLLGQSYSKNKNFRRSQQVLSDLARRNLPPELDWERLHLFALNALADQKPDDALSAATNLVALASDTNRLDKPVLRANSLMLLADIQKERNPDAAIAAYEQLGKLERIPASQKQQALLRIIDLLVGQNRFTNAVARLEFLLTQTNLDTPPDLIRLTLGELHLKQFYALGGASPERTRTNLALTNLLFQARNQFVVVTETTNQLRAAKAYLNRGWCAWEEALLANSTNKFAESQADFRAAAKLFPESEDQAIARFKLADCQFHLKDYTNAIANYRLVIERYRELPEVRTKWFDQAYYQLIRASLEQGDMVAARDGLNRLLEEFPTSEFSARSSLNFAAELLERGRPEDARHAREALLHFQKKVSASPWLPEAQLAIARSHVIENQWTAAIGEYDRWLAQYPEHASRPQAAFDKALAHFRAGHDTNALVLFTNFVAQFPTNHLARWAQFWLGDYYFNQQNYTNAETHYQLLWNNASNVMDLRYQAGLRAARAALLRDKPSDANQYLTNLLTTLDRDTNRSAAIEVEAYLLLADVALKDVSGPTLTNSAKRFENALVPLGRIVSFYPTNSLAPVARAKMADCYLQLASLDPAQATAYYGLAMTNYYSAMLPQGPADVPTRSQAEVGFAIALEKLARLKPVAEQKPLLDRALNHFLNVAYGKAVDTAAGGKPDPFWVAKARQEAARLAESMDLTAATANLLERLLRDFPQWQKVQPNLAKKLRELRSVE; translated from the coding sequence ATGAAATCCACGTTGCTGCTGCTCTTCATCTCCACCGCTCTGGCCTGGGCGCAAGAGACGCCTGAGATGGATGCGTATCGAGCGGCGTTGAAGTCCTTGCAAGACGGGTTCTTTGACCGCGCGCAGAGGGAGTTCGCCGAATTTGCCGGCAAGTATCCGAACTCCCCAAGATCCGGCGAGGCGATCCTGCTCCAGGCCCAATGCCTTTTCGCGCTGAAGGATTTCAAGTCGGTCGGCGGACTTCTCACGCCGCGTCTCGGACGCGCGGGAGAGTTGGCCGATCCATACCGATTCTGGCTTGCGGAAGCCGAATTCTACGATCAACGCTACGAAGCCGCCGCCAAAGCGTATGAGGCGCTCCTGGCTACATCGACGAATGCCTCCCTGCGTCTGCAGGCCGGCTACGGCGAAGCCTGGGCGTATTTCAAGCTGGGTGACTTCGATCGCACCATCCAACTCCTGGGCGATCCCGCGCGCGCCTTTCAACAAGCCGCGCTTCAAAGCACGAACGAGACGCTCGTGGTGCGCGGCTACTTGTTGCTGGGCCAAAGCTACTCGAAAAACAAAAACTTTCGCAGATCGCAGCAGGTTCTCAGCGATCTTGCCCGCCGCAACCTCCCGCCCGAATTGGACTGGGAACGACTCCATCTCTTCGCTCTGAACGCCCTGGCGGATCAAAAGCCGGATGACGCGCTCAGCGCCGCCACCAACCTCGTCGCTCTCGCCTCCGACACGAACCGGCTGGACAAACCCGTGCTGCGCGCCAATTCCCTGATGCTGTTGGCCGATATCCAGAAGGAGAGAAACCCCGATGCCGCCATTGCGGCTTACGAGCAACTGGGAAAGTTGGAGCGAATCCCGGCCAGCCAGAAGCAGCAGGCGTTGCTCCGGATCATTGATTTGCTGGTGGGGCAAAATCGGTTCACGAACGCGGTCGCGCGGCTGGAATTCTTGCTGACCCAGACCAATCTGGACACGCCGCCGGACTTGATCCGATTAACCCTCGGTGAATTGCACCTCAAGCAGTTTTACGCTTTGGGCGGAGCTTCCCCGGAACGCACGCGCACTAATCTCGCCCTGACGAACTTGCTGTTCCAGGCGCGGAACCAGTTCGTCGTCGTCACCGAAACGACGAATCAGCTCCGCGCCGCCAAAGCTTATCTCAATCGTGGTTGGTGCGCCTGGGAGGAAGCGCTCCTGGCGAATTCCACGAACAAGTTCGCAGAAAGCCAGGCCGACTTCCGAGCCGCCGCCAAGCTGTTTCCGGAATCGGAAGACCAGGCGATCGCTCGCTTCAAACTGGCGGATTGCCAGTTCCACCTGAAGGATTACACGAACGCCATCGCCAATTACCGGCTGGTGATTGAGCGCTACCGCGAGTTGCCCGAGGTCCGCACCAAATGGTTCGATCAGGCCTATTATCAATTGATCCGCGCCAGTCTCGAACAGGGAGATATGGTGGCCGCGCGGGACGGTCTGAACCGGCTCCTGGAGGAGTTTCCCACCAGCGAATTCTCCGCCCGGTCCTCGCTGAACTTCGCGGCCGAGTTGCTGGAGCGAGGCCGGCCCGAAGATGCCCGGCACGCGCGGGAAGCGTTGCTCCATTTTCAAAAGAAAGTGTCCGCGTCTCCGTGGTTGCCGGAGGCGCAACTGGCCATCGCCCGCTCCCATGTGATCGAGAATCAATGGACCGCGGCCATTGGCGAGTATGATCGTTGGCTCGCGCAGTACCCGGAGCATGCCTCGCGGCCGCAAGCGGCGTTCGACAAAGCGCTGGCGCATTTTCGCGCGGGACACGACACCAACGCGCTCGTTTTGTTCACGAACTTCGTCGCCCAATTCCCGACCAACCATCTCGCGCGCTGGGCCCAATTCTGGTTGGGAGACTACTATTTCAACCAGCAAAACTACACCAACGCCGAGACGCACTATCAACTCTTGTGGAACAACGCATCGAACGTGATGGATCTGCGCTATCAAGCCGGGCTGCGCGCCGCGAGGGCGGCTCTGCTCAGGGACAAGCCGTCCGATGCCAACCAATATCTGACGAATCTGCTCACCACGCTGGACCGCGATACGAACCGGTCAGCGGCCATCGAAGTAGAGGCGTACCTCCTTCTGGCGGATGTGGCGCTGAAGGATGTCTCCGGGCCGACGCTCACGAACAGCGCGAAGCGCTTTGAGAATGCCTTGGTTCCTTTGGGGAGAATTGTCAGTTTTTACCCGACCAACTCGCTCGCGCCGGTCGCCCGGGCGAAGATGGCGGATTGCTATCTTCAGTTGGCCTCGCTGGATCCGGCCCAGGCGACGGCCTATTACGGCCTGGCGATGACCAATTATTACAGCGCCATGCTGCCACAAGGGCCCGCAGATGTCCCGACGCGAAGCCAGGCTGAAGTCGGGTTTGCCATTGCCCTCGAAAAACTCGCCCGCCTTAAACCGGTCGCGGAGCAGAAGCCCCTGCTGGATCGGGCGCTCAATCACTTCCTGAACGTGGCTTACGGAAAAGCCGTTGACACGGCGGCGGGAGGAAAACCAGATCCATTCTGGGTGGCCAAGGCCCGGCAAGAAGCCGCGAGGCTGGCGGAGAGCATGGATTTGACCGCCGCCACCGCGAACTTGCTGGAACGGCTGCTGCGCGATTTTCCCCAGTGGCAGAAAGTGCAGCCGAATCTGGCCAAGAAATTGCGGGAACTCAGAAGTGTTGAATGA